Proteins encoded within one genomic window of Sminthopsis crassicaudata isolate SCR6 chromosome X, ASM4859323v1, whole genome shotgun sequence:
- the SLC6A14 gene encoding sodium- and chloride-dependent neutral and basic amino acid transporter B(0+) isoform X1, producing the protein MDKFRSFLRRGGKEKVTASSENFHVGENDENQERGNWSQKSDYLLSMVGYAVGLGNVWRFPYLTYQNGGGAFLIPYAIMLALAGLPLFFLECSLGQFASLGPVSVWRVLPLFQGVGITMILISIFVTIYYNVIIAYSLYYLFASFQRVLPWSECFHWADKNCSRTPIVTYCNVISNMGDTVQMNYSWVLENNLTCINGTQVEQPGQLPSEQYWDKVTLKRSNSMDETGEIVWYLALCLLLAWLIVGAALFKGIKSSGKVVYFTALFPYVVLFILLVRGATLEGAFKGISYYIGQQSNFTKLKEAEVWKDAATQIFYSLSVAWGGLVALSSYNKFNNNCYSDAIVVCLTNCLTSIFAGFAIFSILGHMAHISGKEVSQVVKSGFDLAFIAYPEALAQLPVAPFWSILFFFMLLTLGLDSQFASIETITTTIQDLFPQVMKKLRAPITLGCCLLLFLLGLVCVTQAGIYWVNLIDHFCAGWGILIAAILEIIGIIWIYGGNRFIEDIEMMIGAKRWIFWLWWRACWFFITPLLLMTIFIWSLVTFQEPEYAKIPYPTWALALGWCMIIFCIIWIPIIAIVKIAKAKGSFIQRFKSCCRPASNWGPYLERHRGERYSGMVDPKKEHDHEIPTVSGNTKPE; encoded by the exons ATGGACAAGTTCCGCTCCTTTTTACGTCGCGGGGGGAAAGAG AAAGTGACTGCTTCCTCGGAGAATTTCCACGTGGGTGAAAACGATGAGAACCAGGAGCGTGGAAACTGGTCCCAGAAATCCGACTACCTTCTCTCCATGGTTGGCTACGCCGTGGGACTGGGAAATGTTTGGAGATTCCCTTATTTGACTTACCAGAATGGAGGAG GTGCCTTCCTCATCCCCTACGCGATAATGTTGGCACTGGCCGGCTTGCCTTTGTTCTTCCTGGAGTGCTCACTGGGACAGTTTGCCAGCTTGGGGCCAGTTTCGGTTTGGAGGGTTCTGCCGCTTTTTCAAG GTGTGGGAATCACCATGATCTTGATCTCAATATTTGTAACCATCTATTACAACGTTATCATTGCCTACAGTCTCTACTATTTATTTGCTTCATTTCAAAGAGTCCTGCCCTGGTCTGAATGCTTCCACTGGGCAGATAAGAACTGCAGCAGAACACCCATAG TAACTTACTGTAACGTGATTTCGAACATGGGGGATACTGTCCAAATGAACTATTCGTGGGTACTTGAGAACAATCTGACCTGCATCAACGGCACTCAGGTGGAGCAGCCAGGGCAGCTTCCCAGCGAGCAGTATTGGGA CAAAGTGACACTCAAGCGTTCCAATAGCATGGATGAGACTGGTGAGATTGTGTGGTACCTGGCACTCTGCCTTCTTCTGGCCTGGCTTATAGTAGGAGCAGCTCTGTTTAAAGGAATCAAATCTTCAGGAAAG gtgGTCTATTTCACTGCCTTGTTCCCCTATGTTGTCTTGTTCATCCTGTTGGTGCGAGGTGCAACGCTCGAGGGTGCCTTCAAAGGAATTTCCTACTACATTGGGCAGCAGTCGAATTTCACCAAACTGAAAGAAGCAGAG gtCTGGAAAGATGCTGCTACCCAGATATTCTATTCCCTCTCTGTGGCCTGGGGAGGCTTGGTTGCTCTCTCCTCCTACAATAAGTTTAATAACAACTGCTACTCTGACGCCATTGTGGTTTGTCTGACAAATTGCTTGACCAGTATATTTGCTGGCTTTGCTATTTTTTCCATATTGGGACATATGGCTCACATATCTGGAAAAGAGGTCTCTCAGGTTGTAAAATCAG gtTTTGATTTAGCATTCATTGCCTATCCGGAAGCTCTAGCACAGCTGCCAGTTGCCCCATTTTGgtctatattatttttcttcatgctTTTGACTTTGGGTCTTGACTCTCAGTTTGCTTCAATAG AAACAATAACAACCACCATTCAAGATTTATTTCCCCaagtgatgaagaaattgagagctCCCATAACTTTGGGATgctgcttgcttttgtttttactaggtCTGGTCTGTGTAACTCAG GCTGGAATCTACTGGGTTAATCTCATTGACCATTTCTGTGCTGGATGGGGCATTTTGATCGCAGCCATACTAGAAATCATCGGGATCATATGGATTTATG GTGGGAACAGATTCATAGAGGACATAGAAATGATGATTGGAGCAAAGAGGTGGATATTCTGGCTGTGGTGGAGAGCCTGCTGGTTTTTCATTACTCCTCTTCTTTTGATG ACCATTTTCATCTGGTCCCTCGTGACGTTTCAGGAACCGGAGTATGCTAAAATCCCATACCCTACTTGGGCACTTGCACTAGGCTGGTGCATGATAATTTTCTGCATCATTTGGATCCCTATTATAGCAATAGTGAAAATAGCGAAAGCCAAAGGCAGCTTCATCCAG CGTTTTAAAAGTTGCTGCAGACCAGCTTCCAACTGGGGTCCCTACTTAGAGCGGCATCGTGGTGAGAGATACAGTGGTATGGTGGACCCCAAAAAAGAGCATGACCATGAAATACCAACTGTCAGTGGCAATACAAAACCAGAATAA
- the SLC6A14 gene encoding sodium- and chloride-dependent neutral and basic amino acid transporter B(0+) isoform X2: MILISIFVTIYYNVIIAYSLYYLFASFQRVLPWSECFHWADKNCSRTPIVTYCNVISNMGDTVQMNYSWVLENNLTCINGTQVEQPGQLPSEQYWDKVTLKRSNSMDETGEIVWYLALCLLLAWLIVGAALFKGIKSSGKVVYFTALFPYVVLFILLVRGATLEGAFKGISYYIGQQSNFTKLKEAEVWKDAATQIFYSLSVAWGGLVALSSYNKFNNNCYSDAIVVCLTNCLTSIFAGFAIFSILGHMAHISGKEVSQVVKSGFDLAFIAYPEALAQLPVAPFWSILFFFMLLTLGLDSQFASIETITTTIQDLFPQVMKKLRAPITLGCCLLLFLLGLVCVTQAGIYWVNLIDHFCAGWGILIAAILEIIGIIWIYGGNRFIEDIEMMIGAKRWIFWLWWRACWFFITPLLLMTIFIWSLVTFQEPEYAKIPYPTWALALGWCMIIFCIIWIPIIAIVKIAKAKGSFIQRFKSCCRPASNWGPYLERHRGERYSGMVDPKKEHDHEIPTVSGNTKPE; encoded by the exons ATGATCTTGATCTCAATATTTGTAACCATCTATTACAACGTTATCATTGCCTACAGTCTCTACTATTTATTTGCTTCATTTCAAAGAGTCCTGCCCTGGTCTGAATGCTTCCACTGGGCAGATAAGAACTGCAGCAGAACACCCATAG TAACTTACTGTAACGTGATTTCGAACATGGGGGATACTGTCCAAATGAACTATTCGTGGGTACTTGAGAACAATCTGACCTGCATCAACGGCACTCAGGTGGAGCAGCCAGGGCAGCTTCCCAGCGAGCAGTATTGGGA CAAAGTGACACTCAAGCGTTCCAATAGCATGGATGAGACTGGTGAGATTGTGTGGTACCTGGCACTCTGCCTTCTTCTGGCCTGGCTTATAGTAGGAGCAGCTCTGTTTAAAGGAATCAAATCTTCAGGAAAG gtgGTCTATTTCACTGCCTTGTTCCCCTATGTTGTCTTGTTCATCCTGTTGGTGCGAGGTGCAACGCTCGAGGGTGCCTTCAAAGGAATTTCCTACTACATTGGGCAGCAGTCGAATTTCACCAAACTGAAAGAAGCAGAG gtCTGGAAAGATGCTGCTACCCAGATATTCTATTCCCTCTCTGTGGCCTGGGGAGGCTTGGTTGCTCTCTCCTCCTACAATAAGTTTAATAACAACTGCTACTCTGACGCCATTGTGGTTTGTCTGACAAATTGCTTGACCAGTATATTTGCTGGCTTTGCTATTTTTTCCATATTGGGACATATGGCTCACATATCTGGAAAAGAGGTCTCTCAGGTTGTAAAATCAG gtTTTGATTTAGCATTCATTGCCTATCCGGAAGCTCTAGCACAGCTGCCAGTTGCCCCATTTTGgtctatattatttttcttcatgctTTTGACTTTGGGTCTTGACTCTCAGTTTGCTTCAATAG AAACAATAACAACCACCATTCAAGATTTATTTCCCCaagtgatgaagaaattgagagctCCCATAACTTTGGGATgctgcttgcttttgtttttactaggtCTGGTCTGTGTAACTCAG GCTGGAATCTACTGGGTTAATCTCATTGACCATTTCTGTGCTGGATGGGGCATTTTGATCGCAGCCATACTAGAAATCATCGGGATCATATGGATTTATG GTGGGAACAGATTCATAGAGGACATAGAAATGATGATTGGAGCAAAGAGGTGGATATTCTGGCTGTGGTGGAGAGCCTGCTGGTTTTTCATTACTCCTCTTCTTTTGATG ACCATTTTCATCTGGTCCCTCGTGACGTTTCAGGAACCGGAGTATGCTAAAATCCCATACCCTACTTGGGCACTTGCACTAGGCTGGTGCATGATAATTTTCTGCATCATTTGGATCCCTATTATAGCAATAGTGAAAATAGCGAAAGCCAAAGGCAGCTTCATCCAG CGTTTTAAAAGTTGCTGCAGACCAGCTTCCAACTGGGGTCCCTACTTAGAGCGGCATCGTGGTGAGAGATACAGTGGTATGGTGGACCCCAAAAAAGAGCATGACCATGAAATACCAACTGTCAGTGGCAATACAAAACCAGAATAA
- the CT83 gene encoding kita-kyushu lung cancer antigen 1, whose amino-acid sequence MAEQLVVEEEGAGLNTGRRQLQLTRARGARRGRPPVPGQSLRPNCTLPSFLSRPVLPVPLPLSPAPPASTPAPPPSLPSFPSTCGPRCPPLQLPSGGSEQEAARAPPPHLHLRTHGQTTTMFVGAMYLLLTGGIFAGLCILAWIKGWKWLKRRIPEARAENDEEDATSKDKMENGLSVRNLSKEILNDYPHSIAMQKRILLNLRMVEYKLAELEQFLVAQGLSGEMEYQQICEKDPDNSNVNGDQQ is encoded by the exons atggctgaacaactcgTGGTAgaggaag AAGGTGCAGGCCTTAATACTGGGCGCCGCCAGCTGCAGCTGACTCGGGCTCGGGGCGCGAGGAGAGGCCGGCCGCCAGTGCCCGGCCAGTCACTCCGACCAAACTGCACGctgccttcctttctctcccgTCCTGTCCTTCCTGTGCCCCTGCCTCTGTCCCCCGCCCCCCCAGCCTCCACTCCAGCTCCCCCGCCCTCTTTACCGTCGTTCCCCTCCACTTGTGGGCCCAGATGCCCTCCGCTGCAGCTGCCCTCGGGTGGCAGTGAGCAGGAAGCGGCTCGGGCCCCGCCACCCCATCTACACCTCCGGACGCACGGCCAGACCACCACCATGTTCGTGGGAGCGATGTACCTGCTGCTGACCGGTGGTATCTTCGCGGGCCTCTGCATTCTGGCTTGGATCAAGGGCTGGAAATGGCTTAAG AGAAGGATCCCTGAAGCAAGAgcagaaaatgatgaagaagatgctacttcaaaagacaaaatggaaaatgggTTATCTGTGCGCAATCTCTCCAAGGAGATCCTGAATGACTATCCACACTCCATCGCCATGCAGAAAAGAATTCTGTTAAACCTCAGAATGGTCGAGTACAAGCTGGCCGAACTGGAACAATTCCTGGTTGCCCAGGGCTTAAGTGGCGAAATGGAGTACCAGCAGATTTGTGAAAAAGATCCAGATAACAGCAATGTTAATGGAGACCAACAATAA